A region of the Salvia splendens isolate huo1 chromosome 11, SspV2, whole genome shotgun sequence genome:
ATGGAGCCAGCTTCTGGTGCTCGTGCGAGCATTCCAGGGGAAGAGTACTGGCCGGAAGGCACATCAAGTCGAGTAAGGGCTGCACGGGCGCCTGAGCCAACGGGCGAGTCAACTGGAAAGCCATCTTTTGGGAAAAACCCTGGAAGTAGGAGGAAAAGGAATAAGTCTTCGGTTTCTGCATCTCAGTCTTCAGAGACGACGAATGTAGCTGTGAATGATCAAGTGGAAGCTGAATCTCAAGAGTATTCGCTTGATGAACAAAAAGATCAGTCGTCTGGATATGTTGTCTATCAGACAGAACCCACAGGAGATGAGTTGAGTAGCTATGAACTTGACAAGAAGATTGGGAATCCTCACCCCTTTATTGATCCAGAGACCAAGAAACCGATTGAAGATCCACTTACAAGTGAAGAGTTGTGGTGGAACTGGAGAAAGACTGATAAGGAGCAATGGTCGAGGTGGCAAAGAAGGCGACCGGATGTTGAGACAGTATGTGCATTCTGACCTCTTGGATGAATAACTAATACTTACACCTTGCATGTTGACATCACattggtatttttttttcaggTGTTTCTCAAGGCCATGGCAGAGACTGGGCAAATTAAGCTTTATGGTGAAGAACCGACCCTCACTGAATGCGCTCTTTTCAGAGCTAGACGCCATATTTATAAAGAAGAGAGGTAAAGCATATTTTCTTTAGCTAAAACTTgcatttgaaataattaattatttgttgATTTTAAAATAAGGATTTTTCAGATTAAATTACCTACTTGATTTGTGCATTTGTTCTTTTCGTTCCCTTTTCTTGGAATATAGATGCCTTATATGGAACTAACTGCTCATCCTATTTCAGACTTccaaaaattgagattgaaCTAACATAATAGTATCTTATTTTTCTTGCTTCTGTTTTTGTGGTTGGGTGGGATTGTGGTAATGCCTTTATTCCGAGAGAAAAGGGACACAAGCATTTGTGTCGAACACTAAACTGAAAACAGTTAATGATGTATTCTGCCAATGACCATTAACTTCTGAAGACGTAGTGcaagaaaataggaaaattGTTATGAAGTACAGTGAAGGTTTATTTGTTTGAAATCAGTATCGGCTTAAAAATGATTATGTTTTGGTGAGCGAGCCATATTCAGTTTACTTCTCTGTCATTGCTGTATTTGGAGCTTGAAATATTGACTGGCTTGACTTGTAGGCTTcaggaagaaaaagaaaggcTGCAAACACTTGGCCCTATAGCTTACTATTCAGAATGGGTCGAAGCTTGGAAAAGAGACACCTCAAAGGAAGCAGTGCAGAAGCATTTTGAAGAAACTGGTGAAGACGAGACCACTCAACTAATTGAGATGTTCACATATCAAACAGATCGAGAGTACCGCATCATGATGGGTACTGATGTCCGAATTCCCCGAGACCCACTAGCAATGCGCATGCGGGAGGATCAAATAAAGCAAAGTATATCTGCCTCTGTCATCTCTCTGTGTTGATCTCATTATCTCGAATGCTATAAATTTTGAACATTTCCAGTATCCCATCTTTGGCTTACTACTTAATTCACTCTTGTTTGAAGTATGGGGTGGAGATCCTGTTTACCCAACTATCAACTACATTCAGGACCCGAACGAGGTGATTGATTACAGGGGTCCAGATTTTCATGAACCGACTCCAAACATGCTTGATTATCTTAAAGAGGTTTGGTACAGTTGATTACTTGCACATCTTTTTTCATTTATCGCATAGGTTTTTCATTCCATTCCCTCGTACATTATAACTCGAGTGCTGTCCGAAATTTTTTATCAGCATGGAAAAATTATAACAAGAGAGGAAATGGATGAAATCCTAGCCAAGGAGAAGAATGAAGTAGTCGAGGTAATTTCAAATTTGCAACAGTGGGGAATTATCTAATTTGGGGATCCGTCGATTCGTCTTGTTCTTTTTTGTAGCATTTTCTCAGATTTTGTTAAGCATTTCATTTCTGCAACAGATGGCAGACATGGATGATGCTATGGCGCAAGCTGTTGACATAGGAGAAAATGATGTGAGAATCTTGTCCTTCACCATTTTGGACCTCTCTTGATTGTTCCATTTGTTTTTAACACGATATATATCATGCTCGAGTTTGTATTCATTCTCTTTACAATTGAGACTATTACAAGTTGGTTATGCCTTCTTTTCTGAGTTCTAACGACAGGATGAAGGAGAGGACAGCGAAGATGAAGTGGAAGACAAAGAAGATGAGAAAGTTACACGCAATTGGAGCATCGTAAAAAGCAACAACGAACTGCTCAAGCCAAAAGTAATTCGAAACTACTAATAATCTATACAGTTCACTTATTGATATCTGAGATGCACCTAATCGTGTTCCATACTTTAGTCGCAGGCGAAgcccaaaaagaaaattgaaacaCTGGAAGAAGCTGTAGATGATTCGGAGAACTTGACAGACTTTCTTTTAGACTTCGATCAAGAGGATTAGTTTGCCTCTTATGTCATGGTTGAGTGAGGTAAGAGAATCAATGTCTCTCGAGATGCATCTCAAACAAGGCCGCTTAAAGTTAAGTTTGGTGTCGCAAGTTGCAGGGTGGGGACGAGAGCGAACTCATCTGAAACTGCTGAAGACATGCATTTGACTTAGATTGTTTCAGTGAATGCTGCCTTTGTGACACTGAGGGGAGAGCTATGAAAGATAGCTCATGGCGAATGCGAACGAGCGAATCTGCGCTGTCATTTTATATGATAGTTACAGGTAAGAAATGGCAAGTAGGAACTATCTCAATTGGTGTTGGATTTTGATTGATATGTGTATATAATCCTGTTGTTTGAACCAGATTTTATATATAATGCTGTTGTTCTGAATTATTTGTctgcttctttttctctttcttttaaGCTCTGTGTTTTGATGGTTGATgatatgttttgagttttggcATACAGAAATCATCATATTTAGTCAGATTTTAAAGCAGAAAAATTCACTAGTAAAAATAGTATAATACTAGTTTTTcagatattttttaattgtggttttcatttattaatactaattttttgtgtaaaggtattattttttctattttgttctTTTCAGGATTatgaaatgaatatattttagtataaatatgaGCATTAAATGCTTTACCTAAAAAGTGTAGCTCAAAATAtggaataaaaaagaaatgtttATAGAGTTTAATGGGCCTTCCGCTTCACTCTTTATGGGTCGGCCCATATGATAAAGCACATCATATAGCATTAGTTGGCCCATATTAATTTCTGAGACTAAGCTATGCCGTCCTAATGTGATGCTAAATGGTCGGATCTTATCGACGTACATGAATGATAAATCATAGATCGAACGGTTGAGTTGGTAAAATTGGAACTTCTGTTACaaaatatgtactccctccgtcccatctcatgtgatggatttcttttcggcacgataattaagaaaatgatatgtattgagttaaagtggagagagtaaagtaggagagaagaaaaagtaagagcgataaagagagaataaaataagaaagagaataaagtaagagatgattggagttttgtttttagctaaaaaagtaaatcaatcacttgagatgagacaacccaaaatggaaagttgatcatttgaagtgggacggaaggagtaatataAAAGTGCAAGGTTAAAAATTATTTCCAAGTGGCCAGTGTAAAAATCAGGATTTTGAGACTATTTACATGGTCAAGTGAGGGGCATTAGAAAATAAATGATATAACAGCAGCATacctaattaaaatttgaaacacATTATTAAAGAGTTGATTTTATGTGTATTTATGGGACCAATATTTTCCTATTCTTTAATTTGGTATTATCCAGCCTAGTAcacatattttatattttaaatgttCTTTTTCTATCCGTACACATCAATTAATGAGAGATGGAGAGAATCTTCTATCTTTGATAAGTTTCTTTATACTAtatcttttatattttatcaatattattaaaattcatagtGTTGATTATTGGCATTGGATAAATAGAGATATTTTATCaatatagtattaaaattaGTACAGTAGCATTCATTATCAAGATTATTGGTATCAGACTAATAGAGTATTTTGAATAGAGCGGTGATTTATGCATGTGAAACCCCACCACATGTGTCACATTATGTGATTGAATATATGGTCCCAACATGTATatagatttttatttttcaaacctCAATAATTCTAATgcatctctctatctttctctctcataaTAACTAAATAAATGGATCTATGTTAAGTATCTACAGTCCCATTCAAGTGGGCGAAGTTAGGTTTGAGATTTTTAAATCATTATTTTGAGCTCATTTAATGCATTTTATTCGAATAACTTACAATTTGGATAtcgaatttattttaaatttataaaatattgtaaTGGTTTTACTATATAAATTGTCACTCCATCAATTAGACAATATTGTGCTATTATTTTCTTATCCAATGCACCAAAGTGCACTTTTCCCtaagaaaatttatttacaTGAATACTTCAACTATTGGTTAATTAATTTGCATGCCAAATAAATTTATGCTAGCTATATACTCCATATGTAACAAAATAGGGACCCATTGTTCCCTTAATTATtggaaaagaaaaggagaaagcGAAAGACGATAAATTCTAGGATTAATATAGAATTTAAGGAACATCTGGTTCCTTAATTCTCGGATGTATGATATAAAAATGATTAGTGAGGTCGGTTTTAAAACATCATAATTAAATACAAAGGTCATACattatattatttcttttttttggactTTCTTAATTAGACATATGTGTTGGATCATCTGTGTCGCCAAAAACACGATCAAGGAAACCAACaaattatttgttttcttgttccttgCCTTGTTTCCCCctttttttattcataattggGATTATTAATCATTAGGGTtagttatataaattttaaataatccTAACTATCACTTCCGTTGTGCAATGTGAAAAAGATAGCTGAATTTAATAAAACCCGTCCATTTGCGAAAGTATAGTGTATCAATTGTTAATATTTATCGACGTAGTTTTTGTTGGGatttaaacaattaattattAAGTTGTGATGAATGAACCAAGCACCACTCCATCAAGAGACgaaattaaaacaaagataaaaatTCAGCAACAATCCTTAAAAAAAgacaattattttttattagtattaatttaaactTTATCATGATAACGTAAAAATATTCGGTGTAACCATGTTAAGAAAATTTGAGACGGCGGCAAACACTAATTTACATCATTATATTCCTTATCATAATTAACACCCCCTTTGAATACctgcatttttttaaaaaattatttgtttcAATAAGATTATCATTTAAATGATGCACACGAACATGATTTGCACCTGGGGCTCCACTAATGATAACGTTTAAAAATGGCTCTCTTTATTCCATATCATTTTTTAAACAAGCTAATCCGAAGTTGACATGCTTGATTTGATAATTAACAAGTTATTCATGTCGTTTCCGTAATAGTCAGACTCTTTTGCATGAATTTAATGTCAAATAGtaacaatttttttcataattgagGCATGCTCGAATTGAAATATGTTGGAGATAttcaaatgtatatatatatataaatattgcaAGAGAACCTTAGTAAGTTTATCAGCAATCAATCAATCCAATCCAACCAtccactttttcaatatttaactAATTTCTAtctcctaaacattatcttccATATCATTAATATTCATCCAACCCCACCACACCTTTTTCCATGGTTTATCAGAGCATGAAtaacgcaaggggccgggccgcatctcgcgagtcccggcccgtccgaagcgttggaggaggtggagtcacggcccaggccggtcccggggccgcattTGCGGCTCGGTGTcggtcccgcgtcccggcctggGCCGGCGTTGGAGCTTCTGGGGCGAGGGGGTTCGGGCCGCAATTTctgaatttttacattttggaagaggaagaagagggagggagagatgaaggaggatgaggaagaagaaggaggaagagagggagaggggcgaCGTGGGAagatttgcattttttatttttttttgcatttttttaatattctatttttttatattttttaggttataatttattgtatttgtattaaaaatgaaattctcGCGTTACAAATGAAATTTttcgtgttataaatttccggcgttttttattttacgtgtaaaataggttgaagttgtgaatagtgtcatttattagttgaggcccgggttgtggcctgcatggttagagcagttggtgcctaggccgcaactgtagaggaatgatgatgtggaggggacttggggccggaaatggggacggggttattcaTGCCCTCAATGACCATCCAACCACACCATCATATATTTCGTGCCACAAATAGTCCACTAATTATTGCAAAAAAAGAAATTGGTTGGAAATTCAATTTAACCTCATTTATTTAGACTTTTAGAGGGTAATATTGTCTTATGATGTTAGCACGTAATGGAGTTGCATCTACGTATCTAGCATTAAAATACTTAATCGCCAAAGGATAAGTTCATCATTCATATGTCAAAACAAAGCGTCGTAATCAAGTGTTAAGTCCTTTTAATTAAGGTTAATGACGGCTATTAATCATATCCCCCTACTTAATTATAGTTGAGACACAATTGCAAAAAGATCCAATTATTCTACCCTCTTTGAAGACCAAACCACTAAAATTGGCCGGAGGTGTAGAATTACGCGTGTCCAATGCAGTCATTTCCACAGTCAGCCCACTATGCGGGCCTACATATGTGAAAAAGAATCCCATGTGGATTTTatcgagaaaaaaaaaatactttttaattCTGCGTATTATTGACATTCTATGTATCCgattcaatttaatttgacaaaaaagacaatattttttctatttctcttattttataacTACTCCTCCTCCATCCCACTTAAAAAGTCCATATTATTAAGTAGTACAAGATTTTAGGAGGAATTATTATGTGgagtaaatagaaaaaaaaagtaattgaatattttaatgatgagCGGCAAGCGatatatttatttctaaatagaAAATTTACCATCTTGAGTATGACAAACTGAAAAGGAAAAGTAAACATCTTGAATAAAGACTGAAGGAGTGATTACGTTATTAATTACAAACTGAACcaattttttatggacggatgaAAGTATTACTCCCTCGTCCtccaaatattgtcccacttggatccggcacggattttaaaaaatgtaatgaaaggTGAGtttaaaaaagttaatggaatatgaatcatactttaatatattagttttataataaaatgtgagtatggatgagttagtgaaatatgagatttactataaaaaatgataaaatgtgaaataagataaattttatgaaacaacggaaataagaaaatgagataaattttTAGGGGATAGATGGATTATATTTTACtatgtaagagcatccaccatcgggcgcgctatcgtccaccactgtgggtgcgcggacgacgggcgatgcgtcgtccgcgccctaagtttagtccgcggacgaagcgcggacgatagggcatcgtccgcccactatgggcgacgcggacgatgcaacgcgttttagtttttttttttaattcaaaaattttgtttatataaatactccatcctcagatttcatttgtaacttttcgattcacTTTTCAACTCTCAAATTATGCCGCCCCCCATCGCCGACCCCGACCCCCCATCGCCGACCCCGACCCCTACCCCTCGACCCCGGCGACAATTGCCTTCTCGGATtttggcaacggcctcgatagcgcggacgttgttggatacgcacaacgcccttatgaagtgtacggattcgaccagagccgaatacctccagggttGATCGATGAAttgcgccggaagttggggcttttgtagaatagtaaaaaaaaattatttataatcattgtaacttttttttaatcaatatattatttgtCGTTTCTATTTAatcattttgtttttaattagtttgcatttatatatttaaaaatatttaaattaattaacaaaacaatagtaaaacctatAAGGTGTCCCTTAGGACGCCTCACTGCAGGTGAAAGAGCAGGaagataaaatgctgacgtggcggtacATAGGGCGGGCTTTGAGCGCCCCTTAaggcgccccactgtggatgccctaagaTTGAAATGTTTGAGGATAGCATCGTCAAAAAGTGCAAAATAAGTCGGTAAGCCAGCTGAGGAAATCCAGATTTAGTAGAAATTTGGTGGGACCCTTAAATCTTAGAGGTGAGCTGTTACTTTTCTTCTTGTCCATTTTTTCTTCCATGCacctttaattttaatttttaattatctaaataaaTCACTTGAGAAAATTGCTACTTAAATTATACTCATGCCGTCAGGCGAATTAATGCTTAATTTGCTTACAATTTCTATTTGTTTCAGACTAGTTTTGGGCGACTATATTTGCACCAACCGAATTAATCAAATTGCGAATGCTCAAATCGAAGAAAATTTTAAATCTTAATTTCCCAAATTTGTGAATACACGAATCACATTTTTGGAGTTATTCCCAGGGTGATTGCTGTTATTTTAGGCGCTATATGTAGTAGTGTTACCATATTTTCATACAACAAAATTTCATTGTGATACGTAGTTTAATCTAGTGAATTAATTACTATGGTAAGTGTTTAAGCTCATCTCCTTACTTTAGGTTCTCTCCTCCATAAAATAATACTCACATGCAGGTTTGTTATACATATACAATGATATACCTACTATACTTGATATGTTTGAATTACACATTCTTCCAATTTCTATACTCCATATTAAACATTTCATAATACATGCTATATATATGTGGATGGTGCATAATTGATAATTGAGAGATGAGTTGTGACATTCGACCAACCTAAATTATCACTTGATATGAATGGACACATACtgcccgcaggggcgtagcgcagttggcaacggaggggcagatcttgctgcaatgaatGGACACATACCCTATTATGCCTATGTAGTATGTACCCTCTCTACAAATAAATTCaaacaatcaaacaaaaaaTGGTATTCCTTTGGTTCATGGACTGAAATGAGGTCGTAGGGTGGTGGGGTTGGGGTTGGGGTTGGGGTTGGGGTTGGGTGAGGGGATAGGTGTGCTTGAACTACTTTTGGGCTTTGGCCCATCACTTTTTCTAGGCCCACCCACGATAGCTACACCACATAAAACTTGAGTGGACCCAAAcacctttttttatatttttttttggaaataatttTACATACATTTACAATTCTAGCTATATATATGGAAATATTATATAGGTCTAGGGGTGGGGAatggtttaatttaattatacaaatattttgaattgtatCTTGACCGCTGACACAGTAACATGGGCAAAAACTTGTTAATAGCAAAATTCGAACGTAGATAAAACTCATCATAGGTTCAAATTAATTGAACATTTCGATTGAAGAATCTTTTGATACCAAATCAAGAGATGGGGAATGTTGTTagtaattcttgtattcatctaatgagcgcagcggaaattgcagacaagaataacagatcaagattcataatcatattgcaagttgagcatgtaaaacacaacggaactaaatcttacttgttgttgtgtttccttctacgattgtgtcctgcaagttgaatccactactatcgaggtccacgtgtattctgatccgatgcaggaacaattcctcggtacaatcgctctatagagaaagctaggaattctctacaaagctttacgtattttctctctaatgttacgatatttctcatctcccacaatggagaataaataaccattatatagacaaagagtcattagggtttcatgattgttgggcttatggactaattataattgtagcccaactataattatttaatccatattaatctaatctagcccatatcctttcaatctcccacttggactagcattagatataatacgcagttccaactttgtacccttgagcggatcaaaatacacttatagtgtgaccctttaggcccccattatcgacgacgatctaatcgaagtctgcacaaaactcctagactgcgttggcagcgtagctcgatatatgacggacgtttacgtgaattcggtaaacaaacctttacacaaagtttatagtaatatcctttcattcacgaaccacccgattgagcctaagatttgtcatgtgtcatccaaatagctcaatcactttatctcatctttattaaatgacccattcgatcatattcaattactttaattgaatatatctttgcattggccaatgacttaatggtcaagtaatatagagaatttgagtgttctctcgaaattctaatcgaggaatgaatctcattcttggctcaactaccatttccatttatcttatgatgtacccaacacaagtccgtgtcttaatcctccgaggggaggcaaagcgttgtacaaggtcaaagcacatcactcaacaaacaaaatgtgtaatgacctcagatccaaggactattacatacttcatgtactaataaactgtagacacttcacaaaacagtttaatagtagggtataccaatactctccaaagtataccatgtgtccatcacgagtatctaatatctcatagttgtgagaacaactacattctcgaagaatgtgatacaaaccccatgctaacctataacatatcaccaatatcccattcttgatgatcattggttagggctattttagaattatactatatcattaatgtctcactccattaacgacagtcataattcaagggaacaaatatttagaataaatgcaaacattttaaacaattattccaataagtgcacaaaacccatagaaaataaaattttcatataatgtgatcaagtaatattgtctcaacacaaaatatttctaagacatataaaactgtaactcctactgattcaaagccatctaccaagatgcttaacacctaagctctcaaagtgtttgttgtgttttgctatacataacggtttggtgaaaggatcagccaaattatcatcagtgggtactctttctaattttatgtcgcctctttcaattatttctctgatcagatgatatcttctgggaacatgcttgttcatgttcgtagctctgggttcttttgcttgcgcaacagcaccagtgttgtcacaatacaaaggtattgcactattggcactcggaatgacactcagttctttaacgaactctaacaaagcaacagcttctttggcatcttcagatgcagcaatatactcggcttcggtggtggaatcggcagttgtaccttgtttggaactattccaactcactgctccaccattgaggacaaaaacatatccagactgagacttatagtcgtcatggtctgtttggaaactagcatcagtgtacccagtaactgataactctggttgtccaccatagactaagaaatattctttagtccttctaaggtacttaagaatagtcttaacggttttccaatgttcctcaccgggattttgctgaaatctgcctgtcatgctaagcgcataggccacatctggcctagtagaaatcatggcatacataatagatcctatagccgaagcatacgggatccttttcacgttgtctctttctttgtcattagaaggacaatccttctttgacaatacaatgccatgtctcataggaagaaaacctttcttagaattctccattgagaagcgccttagcaacttgtctatgtaagtggattgtgataatcccaacatcctattcggtctatctcgatagatcttgattccaaggatgtaggaagcatcacacagatccttcatcataaaggaactagacaaccattttttcacggattgcatcatggaacgatcgcttcccataatcaagatgtcatcaacatatatgatgaggaagacaacgtttccattctcgcgtttactataaacacatgggtcctctttgcttctaacaaaaccaaacgatttgattgttctgtcaaaacaaatattccaactcctcgaagcttgcttaagtccatagatagacttctttagcttgcacactgcattcggcctttctttcgatacaaaaccttctggctgtgtcatatagacatcgccttctaattctccattgagaaatgcggttttgacatccatttgccaaatgtcgaaatcgtagtatgcagcaattgcaagtaatatcctaatggacttgatcttagcaactggcgaaaaggtttcatcatagtcaatgccttcgcgctgactataaccctttgccactaacctagccttgtaggtttgtactttgccatctgcatctctcttctttttgaagatccatttgcaacctatggggtaaaccccatctggcaagtcaactagttcccagactaacttgaagtacatcgagtccatttcagatatcaaggcttcaagccacttctctcgatcggtgtccgacaccgcctcggtataggtcttaggctcatcatcatctaaatcaacttcatcatcttggttctcaaccattagattcagtctctcaggtgcacgacgaatccttctaggcctattgagttggttttcttctggctcgggctgttcattctgattgtgagtaggcccaggaatatcactatgatcttcttgaggtagaagtgatgcaactattgtatcatcttgtatttgatgcatctcattgtcttgaggaggttcttcgagagtccctctaaggtctcctctaatagtattttcccctcccaatagatcatcaaaaactcccactgagttattgttcaaaccatttgacaatacatcatcctcattgttaa
Encoded here:
- the LOC121755900 gene encoding protein PLASTID TRANSCRIPTIONALLY ACTIVE 12, chloroplastic-like, producing MASVTPSWRYQDGGLRRIVSVDTKNLKLPLAGPFSSPMSKFRVVAISPLKRDPLLHRIRCEKDDKQSPIEHISVERYPYHSYMDSTSGQMEPASGARASIPGEEYWPEGTSSRVRAARAPEPTGESTGKPSFGKNPGSRRKRNKSSVSASQSSETTNVAVNDQVEAESQEYSLDEQKDQSSGYVVYQTEPTGDELSSYELDKKIGNPHPFIDPETKKPIEDPLTSEELWWNWRKTDKEQWSRWQRRRPDVETVFLKAMAETGQIKLYGEEPTLTECALFRARRHIYKEERLQEEKERLQTLGPIAYYSEWVEAWKRDTSKEAVQKHFEETGEDETTQLIEMFTYQTDREYRIMMGTDVRIPRDPLAMRMREDQIKQIWGGDPVYPTINYIQDPNEVIDYRGPDFHEPTPNMLDYLKEHGKIITREEMDEILAKEKNEVVEMADMDDAMAQAVDIGENDDEGEDSEDEVEDKEDEKVTRNWSIVKSNNELLKPKSQAKPKKKIETLEEAVDDSENLTDFLLDFDQED